One Spirochaetota bacterium DNA window includes the following coding sequences:
- a CDS encoding OmpH family outer membrane protein — protein MKKRFIILLIFIAILPLNIFSNVLIKVGVVDLKEVYNFYMKRTLVDIGIDYYSDQIKLLDEDYNNKMKEFEQRLSNPNLTQDQKNAIISDRNSYIDRYQKRRQYFVDLINDLKTNKEKYINEHIYFCIKRVAEREGYSIILDKNDSKVLYFANYVDLTNAVIEFLKSYIEKNCRDSKIDVNVYYYPYINN, from the coding sequence ATGAAAAAAAGATTTATTATTTTACTTATTTTTATTGCAATATTACCTTTAAATATATTTTCAAATGTTTTAATAAAAGTTGGTGTTGTTGATTTAAAAGAAGTATACAATTTTTATATGAAAAGAACTCTTGTTGATATTGGAATTGACTATTATTCTGACCAAATAAAACTTCTTGATGAAGATTATAATAATAAAATGAAAGAATTTGAGCAAAGGCTTTCAAATCCAAATTTAACCCAGGATCAAAAAAATGCTATAATAAGTGATAGAAATTCATATATCGATAGATATCAGAAAAGAAGGCAATATTTTGTTGATTTGATAAATGATTTAAAAACGAATAAAGAAAAATATATAAATGAACATATCTATTTTTGTATAAAAAGAGTTGCTGAAAGAGAAGGATATTCAATTATTTTAGATAAAAATGATAGTAAAGTCCTTTATTTTGCAAATTATGTAGATTTAACAAATGCAGTTATAGAATTTTTAAAATCTTATATAGAGAAAAATTGTAGAGACTCCAAAATTGATGTTAATGTTTACTATTATCCGTATATTAATAATTGA